The Gloeomargarita sp. SKYB120 genome has a segment encoding these proteins:
- a CDS encoding ABC transporter substrate-binding protein codes for MSNQRFNRRQFLLGAGTAAGLIFLNKTASHAQSAGKPETTKIRLGYLPIVESAPLIIAQEKGFFAKYGMTDVEVIKQANWASARDNVVIGSAAGGIDGGMWQLPMPHLITEGVITNGRKVPMYVLAMLITQGNGIAVSNTLRGQGLHLRMKNPNVIKEFSRTRGRQFKVAYTFPGGNQELWIRYWLAANGIDPDKDVDMVTIPPAETVQGLKTGTVDAFSTGDPWPYRIVEEDAGFLAVLTAQMWRFHPEEYLAIRADWVDRHPNATIALLRGLFEAQQWCDQKANRREMAKLLSGRNFYNVREDILIDPFLGQYVMGDGQRNVSDFTMGPLYWQCARGSVSYPYRSLELWFLVETMRWGLHRGFIKSVDQARALVNRVNREDFWRRAAQASGIKPPASQSRGVETLFDGVKFDPANPQAYLKQLKIKRV; via the coding sequence GTGTCTAATCAACGCTTCAATCGTCGGCAATTTTTGCTAGGTGCTGGGACGGCTGCGGGATTGATTTTTCTGAATAAGACGGCCAGCCATGCTCAGTCAGCAGGCAAACCAGAGACCACAAAAATTCGGTTAGGTTACCTGCCCATTGTGGAATCAGCACCCTTGATCATCGCCCAGGAGAAAGGCTTTTTCGCCAAGTACGGGATGACAGATGTTGAGGTGATCAAGCAGGCCAACTGGGCATCGGCGCGGGACAACGTGGTGATCGGCTCAGCCGCCGGTGGGATTGACGGAGGCATGTGGCAGCTCCCCATGCCGCACTTGATCACGGAGGGGGTGATCACCAACGGGCGCAAGGTGCCAATGTACGTGCTGGCGATGTTGATCACCCAGGGGAATGGCATTGCCGTGTCCAACACCCTGCGGGGTCAAGGGCTGCACCTGCGCATGAAAAACCCCAATGTGATCAAAGAGTTCAGCCGCACGCGGGGCCGGCAATTCAAGGTGGCCTACACGTTCCCAGGGGGCAATCAGGAGCTATGGATTCGCTACTGGCTGGCAGCCAACGGGATTGACCCGGATAAGGATGTGGACATGGTCACCATTCCACCGGCGGAAACCGTGCAGGGACTGAAAACGGGAACGGTGGATGCCTTCAGCACTGGCGACCCGTGGCCCTATCGGATTGTGGAGGAAGACGCAGGCTTTCTGGCGGTTTTGACAGCCCAGATGTGGCGGTTTCACCCGGAGGAATACCTGGCGATCCGCGCCGACTGGGTGGATAGACATCCCAATGCCACGATTGCGCTACTGCGGGGGTTGTTCGAGGCCCAGCAGTGGTGCGACCAGAAGGCCAACCGCCGGGAAATGGCCAAGTTGCTCTCGGGACGGAATTTCTACAACGTGCGGGAGGACATCCTGATTGACCCCTTCCTGGGGCAATACGTGATGGGAGACGGCCAGCGCAACGTGAGCGATTTCACCATGGGTCCGCTGTACTGGCAATGCGCCCGGGGGAGCGTTTCCTATCCCTATCGCAGTTTAGAGCTGTGGTTTTTGGTGGAAACGATGCGCTGGGGATTGCACCGCGGATTCATCAAAAGCGTGGACCAGGCGCGGGCGCTCGTCAATCGGGTCAACCGGGAAGACTTCTGGCGGCGTGCGGCACAGGCGTCAGGCATCAAACCACCGGCGAGCCAGTCGCGGGGTGTAGAAACCTTGTTTGATGGCGTGAAATTTGACCCGGCCAACCCCCAAGCCTACCTGAAACAACTCAAAATCAAGCGGGTTTGA
- a CDS encoding ABC transporter substrate-binding protein, with protein sequence MSQFHYRRRHFLFTAAGVTGAFLLKGCGPQVQETAQPTPAAEPGVAPEVTTIRLGFLPIVESAPLIIAKEKGFFAKYGMPGVEVVKQASWASARDNVVIGSAAGGIDGGMWQLPMPHLITEGVITNGQKVPMYVLAQLITQGNGIAIAGAHQGKGLHLRIQNPDYIKGFSRTNGRKFRAAFTFPGGNQELWIRYWLAANGIDPDKDIELLTVPPAETVQGMRTGTMDAFSTGDPWPFRIVNEGIGFLGALTAQMWPAHPEEYLAIRADWVDKHPKATLALLQAVMAAQQWCDDPANRKELATILAGRNYFNVPVAVLEPPFQGKYTLGDGQPEVNDFQMGPLYWQDRQGNVSYPYKSHELWFLTETMRWGLHNRFIKDMDQAKKLVDRVNRADLWLEAAKLSGIAQVPTGPSRGKETFFDGVTFDPDNPQQYLAQLQIKRA encoded by the coding sequence GTGTCTCAATTCCATTACCGACGGCGACATTTTTTATTCACTGCCGCAGGAGTGACGGGGGCGTTTTTGCTGAAAGGCTGTGGTCCCCAAGTCCAAGAAACCGCTCAGCCAACACCGGCTGCTGAACCTGGCGTTGCGCCGGAGGTCACCACGATTCGTTTGGGCTTTCTCCCCATCGTGGAATCTGCGCCCCTGATCATCGCCAAGGAAAAAGGCTTTTTTGCGAAATACGGGATGCCAGGGGTGGAAGTGGTCAAGCAGGCCAGTTGGGCATCGGCGCGGGACAATGTGGTGATTGGCTCTGCCGCCGGCGGGATTGACGGGGGGATGTGGCAACTCCCCATGCCGCATCTGATTACGGAAGGGGTGATCACCAACGGCCAAAAGGTTCCCATGTACGTGCTGGCTCAGTTGATTACCCAGGGGAATGGCATTGCCATTGCCGGCGCGCACCAGGGGAAGGGGTTGCACCTGCGCATCCAAAACCCGGATTACATCAAGGGGTTTAGCCGCACCAATGGGCGCAAGTTCCGAGCGGCCTTTACGTTCCCCGGCGGCAATCAGGAGCTATGGATTCGCTACTGGCTGGCGGCCAACGGCATTGACCCGGATAAAGACATCGAGTTGTTGACGGTGCCACCTGCTGAGACGGTGCAGGGGATGCGCACGGGCACGATGGATGCTTTCAGCACTGGCGACCCGTGGCCCTTCCGCATCGTGAATGAGGGGATTGGGTTTTTAGGGGCATTGACGGCGCAGATGTGGCCGGCCCACCCTGAAGAGTACCTGGCGATTCGCGCCGATTGGGTGGACAAACATCCCAAAGCGACCCTGGCGCTGTTGCAGGCAGTGATGGCGGCTCAGCAATGGTGCGATGACCCGGCGAATCGGAAGGAATTAGCGACTATCCTGGCGGGACGGAATTACTTCAACGTGCCGGTGGCGGTTCTAGAGCCCCCCTTCCAGGGCAAGTACACGCTAGGGGACGGGCAACCGGAGGTCAACGATTTCCAAATGGGACCCCTGTACTGGCAAGACCGCCAGGGCAACGTGTCCTATCCCTACAAGAGCCATGAGTTGTGGTTTTTAACGGAAACCATGCGCTGGGGATTGCACAACCGCTTCATCAAAGACATGGACCAGGCGAAAAAACTGGTGGACCGGGTCAACCGCGCCGACCTGTGGCTCGAGGCGGCCAAGTTGAGCGGGATAGCGCAAGTGCCGACGGGTCCCTCCCGCGGCAAAGAAACCTTCTTCGATGGGGTGACCTTTGACCCGGACAATCCCCAGCAGTATCTGGCCCAACTGCAAATCAAACGCGCGTAA
- the ntrB gene encoding nitrate ABC transporter permease, producing MVTAPSPRFRPIPWQEWRQRYAPQVIPPVVGIVGFLLVWQVLSVTGVTRLPAPSTLLTDENTRNLLLNPFFDRGGLDKGLFWQTMASLTRVAKGYLGAAVVGISLGILVGVNPIVNRALDPLFQFLRMIAPLAWVPITLIALPNVQTAAIFVIFITAVWPILINTAVGVQQIPQDYKNVAMVLQISPRKYFFKILLPAALPYIFTGLRIAIGLAWLAIIAAEIVMSGVVGIGFFIWDAYQQNYVSEVILAVIYIGAVGLILDRLVAWAQRLIVPQQ from the coding sequence ATGGTTACGGCTCCCAGTCCCCGCTTTCGTCCCATCCCCTGGCAAGAGTGGCGACAAAGGTACGCGCCGCAGGTGATACCGCCAGTAGTGGGCATTGTGGGGTTTCTGTTGGTGTGGCAGGTGCTTTCGGTCACGGGCGTCACCCGCTTGCCCGCGCCCAGCACGCTATTAACCGACGAAAACACCCGCAACTTGCTGCTCAATCCCTTTTTTGACCGGGGGGGCTTGGACAAGGGCCTGTTCTGGCAAACGATGGCGAGTCTGACGCGGGTGGCCAAAGGGTATCTGGGGGCTGCCGTGGTAGGCATCAGTTTGGGCATCTTGGTAGGCGTCAATCCCATCGTCAACCGGGCGTTGGACCCCCTGTTTCAATTCCTGCGGATGATTGCTCCCTTGGCCTGGGTGCCGATTACCTTGATTGCCTTGCCCAATGTGCAGACGGCGGCAATTTTTGTGATTTTCATTACAGCGGTGTGGCCCATCTTGATTAACACGGCGGTGGGGGTACAACAAATTCCCCAGGATTACAAAAACGTGGCGATGGTGCTCCAGATTTCCCCCCGCAAGTATTTCTTCAAAATCCTGCTCCCAGCGGCGTTGCCCTATATCTTTACGGGGTTGCGGATTGCCATTGGGCTGGCGTGGTTGGCCATTATTGCGGCGGAAATCGTGATGTCGGGGGTGGTGGGCATCGGCTTTTTCATCTGGGACGCCTACCAGCAGAACTACGTGAGCGAAGTCATCCTGGCGGTGATTTACATCGGCGCTGTGGGGTTGATCCTGGACCGCCTAGTGGCCTGGGCGCAACGGTTGATTGTTCCGCAACAGTAG
- a CDS encoding nitrate ABC transporter ATP-binding protein (This model describes the ATP binding subunits of ATP-binding cassette (ABC) transporters for nitrate transport, or for bicarbonate transport, in bacteria and archaea.), translating to MTVLVAVEQVEKRFPLGGGNFYLALQDINLEIRQGEFVSFIGHSGCGKSTLLNLIAGLDRPTQGQVWVGGQPVQRPGPDRMVVFQNYSLLPWLTVWENVSLAVEEVLGHLSPAERRQVVQRHLDLVGLTAAKHKYPAQLSGGMKQRVAIARALAIRPEVLLLDEPFGALDALTRGHLQEQLLRICEEHQVTTVMVTHDVDEAVFLSDRIVMLTNGPGAQIGQILTVDIPRPRRRMEVVKHPSYYSLRSEVIYFLNQQKRIKNMRTRSAKAIARHGLEKVNLEIGFVPLTACAPLAVAKEKGLFAKHGLDEVHLVRETSWRGIVDGLVGGYLDAAQTPAGLPVWLTLGGYQDRPLPVVTSLTMTRNGNAITLARRFYEQGIHTAAHLRAYLHEQTTPPTFGMVHPASMHNLLLRYWLAAAGIDPDRDVRLRTIPPAQMVADLQAGTIDGYCVGEPWNLRAALEGIGFTVATDQELWLDHPGKVLGVREDWAMRYPNTHIALVKALLEACHYCSQPQHHEEIRHLLARPEYLGTDVRYIQLGEPGKLTCELGQPEYAHHRFYGEGLNRPSRTEHLWIMTQLARWGEVPFPRNWLEILERVCRVDTFTIAAREVGLLGTTPTSRSPIRLFDGSEFTSNQDPIDYLNHLAIKRDFSVAEIVLERPQAALS from the coding sequence ATGACGGTGTTGGTGGCGGTGGAGCAGGTGGAAAAACGCTTTCCCTTAGGTGGCGGCAACTTCTACCTGGCGTTGCAGGACATTAACTTGGAAATTCGGCAAGGGGAGTTTGTCTCTTTCATCGGGCACTCGGGGTGCGGCAAATCCACGCTGCTGAATTTGATTGCCGGTTTAGACCGCCCGACGCAGGGGCAAGTGTGGGTGGGAGGCCAGCCGGTGCAACGCCCCGGACCCGACCGGATGGTGGTGTTTCAGAACTATTCCCTGCTGCCGTGGTTGACGGTGTGGGAGAACGTGTCGCTGGCGGTGGAGGAGGTGCTGGGGCATCTGTCGCCGGCAGAACGTCGCCAAGTGGTCCAGCGGCATTTGGATTTGGTGGGCTTGACGGCGGCCAAGCATAAGTACCCGGCGCAACTGTCGGGGGGCATGAAACAACGGGTGGCGATTGCCCGCGCCCTAGCGATCCGCCCGGAAGTGCTGCTGCTGGATGAACCCTTTGGGGCCTTGGACGCTTTGACGCGGGGGCATTTGCAAGAGCAGTTGTTGCGGATTTGCGAGGAACACCAGGTGACGACGGTGATGGTCACCCACGATGTGGACGAGGCGGTGTTTCTCTCGGACCGGATTGTGATGCTCACCAACGGCCCCGGCGCCCAGATTGGCCAGATTTTGACCGTGGATATTCCCCGGCCCCGGCGGCGCATGGAGGTGGTCAAGCACCCCAGTTATTACAGCCTGCGCAGCGAGGTGATTTACTTTCTCAACCAGCAAAAACGCATCAAAAATATGCGCACCCGCTCCGCCAAGGCAATTGCCCGGCATGGCTTGGAAAAAGTGAACTTGGAGATTGGGTTTGTACCGCTCACGGCCTGTGCGCCCCTGGCAGTAGCGAAAGAAAAAGGGCTGTTCGCCAAGCATGGTTTGGATGAGGTGCATCTGGTGCGCGAGACCAGTTGGCGTGGCATTGTGGATGGCTTGGTGGGGGGGTATCTGGATGCGGCCCAAACGCCGGCGGGTTTGCCCGTGTGGCTGACGCTGGGGGGTTATCAAGACCGCCCGCTGCCGGTGGTCACCAGCCTGACCATGACCCGCAATGGCAATGCCATTACGCTCGCCCGGCGCTTCTACGAGCAGGGGATTCACACAGCGGCCCACCTGCGGGCGTATCTCCACGAGCAAACCACGCCTCCCACCTTCGGCATGGTGCATCCGGCTTCAATGCATAACCTCCTGTTGCGCTACTGGCTGGCGGCGGCGGGGATTGACCCGGACCGGGATGTACGCTTGCGCACGATTCCCCCGGCTCAAATGGTGGCGGATTTGCAGGCGGGCACGATTGACGGCTACTGCGTAGGGGAACCCTGGAATCTGCGGGCGGCGTTAGAGGGCATTGGGTTTACGGTGGCGACCGACCAGGAACTCTGGTTAGACCATCCGGGCAAGGTCCTGGGGGTGCGCGAGGACTGGGCCATGCGTTACCCCAATACCCATATCGCCCTAGTCAAGGCCCTCCTCGAAGCCTGTCATTACTGCAGCCAACCGCAGCACCACGAGGAGATCCGGCACCTGCTGGCTCGCCCAGAATACCTCGGCACCGATGTGCGTTACATCCAGTTAGGGGAACCTGGGAAACTCACTTGTGAGCTTGGCCAGCCGGAGTACGCTCACCATCGGTTTTACGGCGAAGGATTGAACCGGCCCAGCCGTACCGAGCACCTGTGGATCATGACCCAGTTGGCTCGCTGGGGAGAGGTGCCGTTTCCGCGCAACTGGCTGGAAATCCTGGAGCGGGTCTGTCGCGTGGATACCTTCACCATTGCGGCGCGGGAGGTGGGCCTGCTGGGAACGACCCCAACCAGTCGCAGCCCGATTCGCCTGTTCGACGGGAGTGAATTCACTAGCAACCAGGACCCCATTGATTACCTGAATCATCTAGCCATCAAGCGGGATTTTTCCGTGGCCGAGATTGTGCTCGAACGGCCGCAAGCAGCCCTGTCATAA
- a CDS encoding nitrate ABC transporter ATP-binding protein (This model describes the ATP binding subunits of ATP-binding cassette (ABC) transporters for nitrate transport, or for bicarbonate transport, in bacteria and archaea.) produces the protein MVTTTPVPTAASTATEEILTFHQVTKQYGDLLVLNGINLSIRQGEFVCIIGHSGCGKSTLLNLAAGFTQPTSGEVRLRGRVITKPGPDRMVVFQNYSLLPWLTVFENVFLAVDAVYPQKRLPEKRALVRQYLNLVGLGEAMDKRPPQISGGMKQRVAIARALAVQPEVLLLDEPFGALDAITKEELQEELLAIWSRSGCTVLMITHDIDEALFLADRLVMMTNGPAATIGEVLPIPFGRPRSRERMLEDPRYYDLRNRALAFLYERFAPPET, from the coding sequence ATGGTCACGACCACCCCGGTTCCTACAGCGGCTTCCACAGCGACAGAAGAGATTCTGACGTTCCACCAAGTCACCAAGCAGTACGGCGACTTGCTGGTACTCAACGGCATCAATCTCAGCATCCGCCAGGGGGAGTTTGTCTGCATCATCGGCCACTCTGGCTGCGGCAAATCCACCCTGCTCAATCTAGCCGCCGGTTTTACGCAACCCACGAGCGGGGAAGTACGCCTGCGAGGGCGGGTGATCACCAAGCCAGGTCCCGACCGGATGGTGGTGTTTCAGAACTATTCCCTGCTGCCCTGGCTGACGGTGTTTGAAAACGTCTTTTTGGCGGTGGACGCGGTCTATCCCCAGAAACGGTTGCCAGAGAAACGCGCCCTAGTGCGACAGTACCTGAACCTGGTGGGACTCGGCGAGGCGATGGACAAGCGCCCGCCCCAAATTTCCGGGGGCATGAAGCAGCGGGTAGCCATTGCCCGGGCGCTGGCGGTGCAGCCAGAGGTGTTGCTCTTGGATGAACCCTTTGGGGCGTTGGATGCTATCACCAAAGAAGAATTGCAGGAGGAACTGCTGGCAATTTGGAGTCGCAGCGGCTGCACCGTGCTGATGATCACCCACGATATTGACGAAGCGCTGTTTTTGGCCGACCGCCTGGTCATGATGACCAACGGCCCAGCAGCCACCATCGGGGAAGTCCTCCCCATTCCCTTTGGCCGACCGCGCAGCCGTGAACGAATGTTGGAGGACCCCCGCTACTACGACCTGCGCAACCGGGCCTTGGCGTTCCTGTACGAGCGGTTTGCGCCGCCCGAGACCTAG
- a CDS encoding pyridoxine 5'-phosphate synthase, with protein sequence MPKLGVNIDHVATLRQARRTTEPDPVAAAVLAELGGADGITVHLREDRRHIQERDVRCLRQTVQTHLNLEMAATPEMVAIALDVRPDYVTLVPERREEITTEGGLDVVGNLKELTQTVATLQDQGIPVSLFIDAEPEQIHAAQQTGARWIELHTGPYAQAHQEMERQQELQRLTLGAKLAQELGLRVNAGHGLTYQNVYPVACIPGLEELNIGHSIISRAVLVGLTQAVQDMKRAMRGEL encoded by the coding sequence GTGCCCAAACTCGGTGTCAATATTGACCATGTTGCCACACTCCGCCAGGCGCGTCGCACGACGGAACCGGACCCCGTTGCCGCTGCCGTGTTGGCTGAATTGGGGGGTGCTGATGGCATTACCGTCCACTTGCGGGAGGACCGGCGGCACATCCAGGAACGGGACGTGCGTTGCCTGCGCCAGACCGTGCAAACCCACCTGAATCTGGAGATGGCGGCGACGCCGGAGATGGTGGCAATTGCGCTCGATGTCCGCCCAGACTACGTGACCCTGGTGCCCGAACGGCGCGAGGAAATCACCACCGAGGGTGGGTTGGACGTGGTGGGAAACCTCAAGGAATTGACCCAAACCGTGGCAACGCTGCAAGACCAGGGGATACCTGTGAGTTTATTTATCGACGCGGAGCCAGAGCAAATTCACGCCGCCCAGCAAACCGGCGCTCGCTGGATTGAGCTGCACACTGGCCCCTACGCGCAAGCTCACCAGGAAATGGAACGCCAGCAGGAACTGCAGCGGTTGACCTTGGGGGCCAAACTGGCTCAGGAGTTGGGCTTGCGAGTGAATGCAGGTCATGGGTTGACCTATCAAAATGTGTATCCAGTGGCCTGTATTCCTGGCCTGGAAGAACTCAACATCGGCCACAGCATCATCAGTCGCGCCGTGCTTGTGGGATTGACGCAAGCAGTGCAAGATATGAAACGGGCTATGCGAGGAGAACTATGA
- a CDS encoding ABC transporter permease has translation MRDSYPFSAILPFWQRQSPTQRVFLLVGLGLVLVYGLAALLAPWFVGLGLPDPQEFLNHVPQQPPSPQHWFGTDRQGYDVLSRVIFGARVAWQVVLWATSLSLGIGLPLGAFSGYWGGKVDKTLLFLMDTLYTLPGLLLSLTVAFVVGRGVLNAAIALSIAYIPQYYRVIRNHTMSLKNELFVEAARALGASDLAILGRHLSRHLGRDLPVLVSVNSADAVLTLAGLGFLGLGLPPETPEWGHELAQALDSLPTGIWWTTLFPGLAMTGLVVGLSLVSEGLGEA, from the coding sequence GTGCGGGACTCCTATCCGTTTTCTGCCATTCTACCCTTCTGGCAACGTCAATCTCCCACCCAGCGGGTCTTTCTCCTAGTCGGTCTGGGGCTGGTGCTGGTTTACGGGCTGGCGGCACTGCTGGCTCCCTGGTTTGTCGGACTGGGTCTACCGGATCCCCAGGAATTCCTCAACCATGTCCCCCAACAACCGCCCAGTCCCCAGCATTGGTTTGGCACGGACCGTCAAGGATACGACGTACTCAGCCGGGTCATTTTTGGCGCGCGGGTGGCCTGGCAGGTCGTGCTTTGGGCGACCAGCTTGAGCTTGGGTATCGGGTTGCCGCTGGGGGCCTTTAGCGGCTACTGGGGCGGCAAGGTGGATAAGACCCTGCTTTTTTTAATGGATACGCTCTACACCTTGCCGGGCTTGCTGTTGTCCCTAACGGTGGCCTTTGTGGTGGGGCGAGGGGTGCTGAATGCAGCGATTGCCCTGAGTATTGCCTATATCCCCCAGTACTACCGAGTCATTCGCAACCACACGATGAGCTTGAAAAACGAACTTTTTGTGGAGGCGGCGCGGGCGCTGGGAGCCAGTGACCTAGCCATTCTGGGGCGGCATCTGAGCCGGCATTTGGGGCGCGATTTGCCGGTGTTGGTGAGTGTCAACAGCGCTGATGCCGTCTTGACCTTGGCGGGGCTGGGGTTTCTGGGGTTAGGGTTGCCGCCGGAGACGCCGGAATGGGGACACGAGCTGGCCCAGGCCCTCGACAGTTTACCGACAGGCATCTGGTGGACGACCCTGTTTCCAGGTCTGGCGATGACAGGTCTTGTCGTCGGGTTGTCCCTAGTGAGTGAAGGGTTGGGGGAAGCCTGA
- a CDS encoding GUN4 domain-containing protein, with protein sequence MGLEDLHTELSLLRRANELLRQENENLRLGRDSLLERLRQLEVITTPCQNCLAMSDSWLLQASGVNYSRLKELLAQKDWEAADLETQRLLLKIAGQKAEERGFLDATDIDRLPCIDLKIINKLWSVYSNGKYGYIVQQQIWSQTRSTANLWGHPDFDGYYPMREGIGYSLAQRILRCALESF encoded by the coding sequence ATGGGGCTGGAGGACCTGCACACCGAACTCAGCCTGCTGCGGCGAGCCAACGAACTGTTGCGCCAGGAAAATGAGAATTTACGGCTGGGGCGCGATAGTTTGTTAGAGCGGCTGCGGCAATTGGAGGTGATCACAACTCCCTGTCAAAACTGCCTAGCCATGAGTGACAGTTGGCTCCTGCAGGCGTCGGGAGTCAATTATAGCCGGTTGAAAGAATTACTCGCCCAAAAGGACTGGGAAGCAGCGGATTTGGAAACCCAGCGTTTGTTGTTAAAAATTGCCGGGCAAAAAGCGGAAGAGCGGGGTTTTTTAGATGCCACTGACATTGACCGTTTGCCCTGCATTGACCTGAAGATTATCAACAAATTGTGGAGTGTTTATTCCAACGGCAAATACGGCTATATCGTCCAGCAGCAAATCTGGTCTCAAACCCGCAGCACCGCCAACTTATGGGGCCATCCCGATTTCGACGGCTACTACCCCATGCGAGAAGGGATTGGCTATTCCCTGGCCCAGCGCATTCTCCGATGCGCCTTAGAAAGTTTTTAG
- a CDS encoding S-layer homology domain-containing protein, whose protein sequence is MNIHLLVRLGGASGLSLLLITPSFAFRDTRNFWAENCIQQLASRNIIGGYADGTFRPDNPVTRAEFATMVSRAFLTGAGRTSMGFRDVPPSFWAYDAINQAASAGFMSGYPDGTFRPEQNISRVQVLVALSSGLNLNPTEAPDVTLNRLYRDADAIPNYARPGVAAASERQLVVNYPDVTLLRPNQWATRADVAASLCQSLQLAGIPSQYIANATLATPVQTPVATLPQGTLIVARLGNQRVIVTPQDTLPLTLTVAQDVRDSRGRVVLPAGSTITGRLQPAGQGSQFVAQQVNVRGQSLPLDATSAPVRQTREISERSLRPILPGALVGTAAAALIAGVSGDRRIEAGEVLAGTVAGAAAGLNWGRRPEKALRDFGIGAGIGAAIGGLSGDRRITAAEVLGGAVLGSVVGGAADRQQVREVIVLEPNSDLVLTVNQPVNVPLP, encoded by the coding sequence ATGAACATCCATCTTCTTGTGCGTCTCGGTGGCGCGAGCGGCTTGAGCTTGCTTTTGATAACCCCCAGTTTCGCCTTTCGGGATACCCGGAACTTTTGGGCTGAAAATTGCATTCAACAATTGGCAAGCCGCAATATTATCGGCGGCTATGCAGACGGCACATTTCGCCCTGACAACCCGGTGACCCGAGCCGAATTTGCCACGATGGTTAGCCGGGCGTTCCTCACGGGTGCCGGTCGGACGAGCATGGGGTTTCGGGATGTCCCGCCGAGCTTTTGGGCCTACGATGCGATTAACCAAGCGGCCAGCGCAGGGTTCATGTCTGGCTATCCCGATGGCACCTTTCGACCCGAGCAAAACATCTCACGGGTGCAGGTGCTGGTGGCCCTCAGCAGTGGGTTAAATCTCAACCCGACGGAAGCCCCAGACGTCACTCTGAACCGGCTGTACCGCGATGCCGATGCCATTCCCAATTACGCCCGCCCAGGCGTCGCTGCTGCGAGTGAACGGCAGTTGGTGGTCAACTACCCAGATGTCACGCTGTTGCGCCCGAATCAATGGGCAACACGGGCGGATGTGGCGGCCAGTTTGTGTCAGAGCTTGCAGCTAGCCGGCATTCCCAGTCAGTACATTGCCAACGCCACGCTAGCCACTCCAGTGCAAACCCCAGTTGCCACTCTGCCCCAGGGAACCCTCATTGTCGCTCGCCTAGGGAATCAACGAGTGATTGTGACGCCCCAGGACACGCTGCCGCTGACGCTGACTGTTGCTCAAGACGTGCGAGACAGTCGCGGTCGGGTGGTGTTGCCGGCGGGGAGTACGATTACGGGTCGGCTCCAACCGGCGGGTCAAGGGTCCCAGTTTGTCGCCCAGCAGGTCAACGTACGCGGCCAAAGCCTTCCCCTAGATGCCACCTCCGCGCCGGTGCGGCAGACGCGGGAAATCAGCGAGCGCAGTTTGCGGCCCATCTTGCCTGGTGCCCTGGTGGGCACGGCTGCCGCAGCCTTGATTGCCGGTGTATCAGGTGACCGGCGGATCGAAGCGGGCGAAGTGCTGGCGGGTACGGTCGCAGGCGCTGCCGCCGGATTGAACTGGGGCCGGAGACCGGAAAAAGCCCTGCGGGATTTCGGCATCGGCGCAGGCATCGGCGCTGCTATCGGAGGGTTATCGGGAGACCGGCGCATCACAGCAGCCGAAGTCCTAGGCGGCGCGGTTCTGGGTTCGGTCGTGGGTGGAGCAGCAGACCGGCAGCAGGTCAGGGAGGTCATCGTTCTGGAACCCAACAGCGACCTGGTGCTTACCGTCAATCAACCAGTCAACGTGCCGTTGCCGTAG